One genomic segment of Pseudomonadota bacterium includes these proteins:
- the gdhA gene encoding NADP-specific glutamate dehydrogenase, with amino-acid sequence MSVIKSVIDKVKQTDPGQNEFHQAVTEVLESLEPTTKRHPEFVKSGIYERIVEPERAIIFRVPWVDDKNRVVVNRGFRVQFNNAIGPFKGGLRFHASVNLSIIKFLGFEQIFKNSLTTLPMGGGKGGSDFDPKGKSDCEIMRFCQAFMRELFRHIGPETDVPAGDIGVGGREIGYMFGYYKKLRNEHTGVLTGKALEYGGSLIRPEATGYGTVYFAAEMLATRGIDFKNKCVAVSGSGNVAQFAIEKVNQMGGRVISVCDSNATVIDEKGIDSDKCCYIMELKNVNRGRITEYADKYKTVCFEGKNVWDVIREQGIKVDIALPCATQNEINADNAQALVKSGCICVAEGANMPSTPEAVKIFQDNNILYGPGKAANAGGVATSGLEMSQNSMKLSWTREEVDSRLLIIMKSIHNSCLNAAEAYGKKGDYVMGANIAGFVKVAKAMLAYGVV; translated from the coding sequence ATGTCAGTTATCAAGAGCGTCATTGACAAAGTAAAGCAAACAGACCCGGGGCAGAATGAATTTCACCAGGCAGTTACAGAAGTTTTGGAATCACTGGAACCAACAACTAAGCGGCATCCTGAATTTGTAAAAAGCGGCATATACGAAAGAATTGTTGAACCGGAAAGAGCTATTATTTTTCGGGTACCCTGGGTTGATGATAAAAACCGTGTTGTAGTTAACCGTGGGTTTCGAGTACAGTTTAATAATGCTATAGGTCCTTTTAAAGGAGGCCTTAGATTCCACGCTTCAGTGAATTTGAGCATTATCAAATTTCTGGGATTTGAGCAGATTTTTAAAAACTCTCTGACAACTCTGCCTATGGGCGGCGGCAAAGGCGGTTCCGACTTTGATCCAAAGGGAAAATCCGATTGCGAGATAATGCGTTTCTGCCAGGCCTTTATGAGAGAACTTTTCAGACATATTGGCCCTGAGACAGACGTGCCTGCCGGAGATATCGGTGTAGGCGGCCGTGAGATAGGTTATATGTTCGGCTACTATAAAAAACTCAGAAATGAACATACCGGCGTTTTGACGGGAAAAGCGCTTGAATACGGAGGAAGCCTCATCAGGCCGGAAGCCACAGGATATGGAACCGTATATTTTGCAGCCGAAATGCTGGCAACAAGGGGAATTGATTTCAAAAATAAATGTGTGGCCGTCAGCGGCTCCGGCAATGTCGCCCAGTTTGCCATTGAAAAAGTCAACCAGATGGGCGGAAGGGTTATTTCAGTTTGCGATTCGAATGCAACTGTTATAGATGAAAAGGGTATAGACAGCGACAAATGCTGTTATATCATGGAACTGAAAAATGTTAACCGCGGACGTATAACTGAATATGCGGATAAATATAAGACTGTCTGTTTTGAAGGCAAAAATGTATGGGATGTCATAAGAGAGCAAGGCATCAAAGTAGATATTGCACTACCATGCGCCACTCAGAATGAAATCAATGCGGATAATGCACAAGCCCTTGTAAAAAGCGGCTGTATCTGCGTGGCGGAAGGCGCCAATATGCCTTCTACTCCTGAAGCTGTTAAAATTTTCCAGGACAACAACATTCTTTACGGTCCGGGCAAAGCAGCCAATGCCGGCGGTGTGGCTACTTCCGGCCTTGAAATGAGCCAGAACAGCATGAAACTGTCATGGACAAGAGAAGAAGTTGACAGCCGCTTGCTGATTATCATGAAAAGCATTCATAATTCATGTTTAAATGCAGCAGAAGCCTATGGCAAAAAGGGAGATTATG
- a CDS encoding BTB/POZ domain-containing protein → MRVNQIQKLYDGFEDRTFIHMSTNMNREGLLISERIEEIMMMCDREHPVYEQISSFSIALYTLGFFNCDDLMSFQDIDAHEAAVILSEHFEKFNQDNLPQEYNITESKEQYMLVVGDPLFPVHFAVLADTACSKPFFSKLPFFGSGFDSLEELVNEFSGIEGISPDDFHFFKKTRSGAIPASSIGKIYIVKNY, encoded by the coding sequence ATGCGGGTGAATCAAATACAAAAGCTGTATGACGGCTTTGAGGATAGAACCTTTATTCATATGAGTACAAATATGAATCGTGAAGGACTTCTCATAAGCGAAAGAATTGAGGAAATCATGATGATGTGCGACAGGGAACATCCCGTTTATGAACAGATAAGCAGTTTCAGTATCGCATTATACACACTCGGTTTTTTTAATTGCGATGATTTGATGTCCTTTCAGGATATTGACGCGCATGAAGCCGCTGTCATTTTAAGCGAACATTTTGAAAAATTCAATCAGGATAACCTGCCGCAAGAATACAATATCACCGAATCTAAGGAACAATATATGCTGGTTGTAGGAGATCCTCTGTTTCCGGTACATTTTGCCGTTCTTGCAGATACAGCCTGTTCAAAACCATTTTTCTCTAAACTGCCTTTTTTTGGCAGTGGTTTTGACAGCCTTGAGGAATTGGTGAATGAATTCTCAGGTATCGAAGGAATAAGTCCTGATGATTTTCATTTTTTTAAAAAAACAAGGTCCGGGGCAATACCTGCTTCATCAATTGGTAAAATATATATAGTGAAAAATTATTAG
- a CDS encoding sigma-54 dependent transcriptional regulator — translation MEKILLVDDDEGLLHFLSRFFQRKGYEVTACLNGKAAIEKINKESFDLILLDYKMPEFNGLDTLAEIKAVEVKTPVIIMTAYGTTDLTIETMKKGAYDYLVKPFDRKDLSRIVNDALAISRQMKEIVSFPDSTTAIPASMDRNSHQIIGNSKIMQDIYKLIGQIAEKDVSVLITGESGTGKELMARAIYHHSCRKDKPFIAINCAAIPETLFESELFGHERGAFTGAERTYIGKIERCDNGTLFLDEIGEMSPALQAKLLRVLQEGEFERLGGNRIIKVNVRVITATNKNLEKEVALGGFRKDLYWRLKVISIDIPPLRQRMGDVPDLVDYFLKKFSSEYNRPLCYLSGTASNKLTAYSWPGNVRELENCIRRAVLLSTGDVIAEGNLMIPDPKEEHVLQTLNREQLIERLKEKLEEIIPEILRLSKQDIHTNLIEVVEETLISKVLRECGNNQVQAAKMLGISRNTLRHRLKKQLDKHEDE, via the coding sequence ATGGAAAAAATATTACTAGTTGATGACGATGAAGGTCTGTTACACTTTTTAAGCAGATTTTTTCAAAGGAAAGGTTACGAAGTAACCGCCTGCCTTAATGGCAAGGCCGCTATTGAAAAAATAAACAAGGAAAGTTTCGATCTTATTCTTCTTGATTATAAGATGCCCGAATTCAATGGGCTGGATACTTTAGCGGAAATTAAAGCCGTTGAGGTAAAAACACCCGTGATCATAATGACGGCTTACGGCACAACGGATCTGACCATTGAAACTATGAAGAAAGGCGCTTACGACTATCTTGTAAAGCCTTTTGACAGAAAAGATCTGAGCCGTATTGTAAATGATGCACTTGCTATTAGCCGCCAGATGAAAGAGATTGTCAGCTTTCCAGATTCTACAACTGCAATACCGGCTTCAATGGATAGAAATTCGCATCAGATCATAGGCAACAGCAAAATAATGCAGGATATTTATAAGCTGATAGGCCAGATAGCGGAAAAAGATGTTTCGGTTCTGATAACAGGTGAAAGCGGAACGGGAAAAGAGTTGATGGCAAGAGCCATATACCATCACAGCTGTCGCAAAGATAAACCTTTTATCGCTATTAATTGTGCAGCCATACCCGAAACTCTTTTTGAAAGCGAATTGTTCGGACATGAGCGGGGTGCATTCACCGGAGCTGAAAGGACATACATCGGTAAAATTGAGAGATGCGACAATGGCACTCTTTTTTTAGATGAGATCGGCGAAATGTCTCCTGCCCTGCAGGCTAAGCTGCTGCGGGTTCTTCAGGAAGGTGAATTCGAAAGGCTGGGCGGAAACCGGATCATCAAAGTTAATGTACGCGTGATAACTGCTACCAATAAAAATCTTGAAAAAGAGGTAGCACTTGGCGGATTCAGAAAAGATCTTTACTGGCGCCTGAAAGTTATTTCAATCGATATTCCGCCTCTAAGGCAACGCATGGGAGATGTCCCGGATCTGGTGGATTATTTTCTGAAAAAATTCAGCTCGGAATACAACAGGCCTCTTTGCTATTTGTCAGGAACGGCTTCAAACAAACTGACCGCATATTCATGGCCGGGAAATGTGCGTGAACTTGAAAACTGTATACGACGCGCCGTTTTACTCAGCACCGGGGATGTGATAGCTGAAGGAAACCTGATGATACCTGACCCGAAGGAAGAACATGTTCTGCAGACTCTGAACCGCGAACAGTTGATTGAGCGTCTGAAAGAAAAACTTGAAGAAATAATCCCTGAAATACTTCGCCTTTCAAAACAGGATATCCATACCAATCTTATTGAAGTAGTTGAAGAAACCCTGATCAGTAAGGTTCTTCGCGAATGCGGCAACAACCAGGTCCAGGCCGCCAAAATGCTTGGAATCAGCCGAAACACATTGCGGCATCGCCTTAAAAAACAACTCGATAAACACGAAGATGAATAA